A genome region from Mesorhizobium sp. B2-1-8 includes the following:
- a CDS encoding YceI family protein encodes MHARILGLAAAAACLAMPVHAAVVLGDAAGSYTISQAGSAIRFTIGKAGGGGFDGAFARFKGTIRIDNKDVGRSKVDLTIYPESVGTGQGRIDAFLRSDAVFDAANSPEIQFRSTSVTRTGDTTALVTGRLTARGKTFPEKFSAELDGLKGGAIKFHVTGKVLRSRYGMDVGTPLYSNVVDFDMTLTGRRG; translated from the coding sequence ATGCATGCGCGAATCCTCGGATTGGCGGCTGCCGCCGCCTGCCTTGCCATGCCCGTCCATGCGGCAGTCGTGCTGGGCGATGCTGCCGGCAGCTACACGATCAGCCAGGCCGGCTCGGCGATCCGCTTCACCATCGGCAAGGCCGGCGGCGGCGGCTTCGACGGCGCCTTCGCTCGTTTCAAGGGCACGATCCGTATCGACAACAAGGATGTCGGTCGCTCGAAGGTCGACCTCACCATCTATCCCGAGAGCGTCGGCACCGGCCAGGGCCGCATCGATGCCTTCCTGCGTTCCGACGCGGTGTTCGACGCGGCCAACAGTCCCGAAATCCAGTTCCGTTCGACCAGCGTGACCCGCACCGGCGACACGACGGCGCTCGTCACCGGCCGGCTGACGGCGCGCGGCAAGACGTTTCCGGAAAAATTCAGCGCCGAGCTCGATGGATTGAAGGGCGGCGCGATCAAATTTCATGTCACCGGCAAGGTGCTGCGCTCCCGCTACGGCATGGATGTCGGCACGCCCCTCTATTCCAACGTCGTCGATTTCGACATGACGCTGACGGGGAGAAGGGGCTGA
- a CDS encoding Gfo/Idh/MocA family protein codes for MFRWGVLSTAKIGREQLLPAIVEAENGVLSAIASRDLSKAKALGDRFGARHAFGSYEDLLASDEVDGVYIPLPTSQHVEWTAKAIEAGKHVLVEKPLALDARDIAPLIKLRDQKKVLACEAFMVIYHPQWVKVRDLIASGAIGRLRHVQGAFSYYNVDPDNMRNKLDLGGGALPDIGVYPTVSTRFSTGKEPLRVQATIERDKTFGTDIYSSIRADFGDFELSFYLSTQMAARQVMVFHGEKGFIEVFSPFNAGLYDHHRVELHNQNHTEAQVFRFPGTQQYRLEVETFARAAQGGKERVFTLEESVLNQKVIDAIFRAGDTGGWEAV; via the coding sequence ATGTTCCGATGGGGTGTGTTGTCGACGGCCAAGATCGGCCGCGAGCAGTTGTTGCCGGCGATCGTCGAGGCGGAGAACGGCGTGCTGTCGGCGATCGCCAGCCGCGACCTGTCGAAGGCCAAGGCATTGGGAGACCGCTTCGGCGCGCGCCATGCCTTCGGCTCCTATGAGGACCTGCTCGCTTCCGACGAGGTCGACGGCGTCTATATCCCGCTGCCTACCTCGCAACACGTCGAATGGACGGCCAAGGCCATCGAAGCCGGCAAGCATGTGCTGGTCGAAAAGCCGCTGGCGCTCGACGCCAGGGACATCGCGCCGCTGATAAAGCTGCGCGACCAGAAGAAGGTGCTGGCCTGCGAAGCTTTCATGGTCATCTACCATCCGCAATGGGTCAAGGTGCGTGATCTCATCGCCAGCGGCGCCATCGGCCGGCTGCGCCATGTGCAGGGCGCTTTCTCCTACTACAATGTCGACCCCGACAATATGCGCAACAAGCTCGACCTGGGTGGCGGCGCGCTGCCCGACATCGGCGTCTACCCGACCGTGTCGACGCGCTTTTCGACCGGCAAGGAGCCGCTGCGCGTGCAGGCGACGATCGAGCGCGACAAGACATTCGGCACCGACATCTATTCCTCGATCCGCGCCGATTTCGGCGATTTCGAACTGTCTTTCTACCTGTCGACCCAGATGGCGGCGCGCCAGGTGATGGTGTTCCACGGCGAGAAGGGTTTCATCGAAGTGTTCTCGCCCTTCAACGCCGGGCTGTACGACCATCACCGCGTCGAACTGCACAACCAGAACCACACCGAGGCCCAGGTGTTCCGCTTCCCCGGGACACAGCAGTACAGGCTCGAGGTCGAGACCTTCGCGCGGGCGGCACAGGGCGGCAAGGAGCGGGTCTTCACGCTCGAAGAATCCGTGCTCAACCAGAAAGTCATCGACGCAATCTTCCGCGCCGGCGACACAGGCGGCTGGGAGGCCGTCTGA
- a CDS encoding FAD-binding dehydrogenase, with product MADDADVIIVGAGLAGLVAAAELAEAGKKIIIVDQEPEQSLGGQAFWSFGGLFLVDSPEQRRMRIRDCHDLALEDWMGTAAFDRPEDHWPRKWAEAYVGFAAGEKRSWLIERGLKFFPVVGWAERGGGNAIGHGNSVPRFHITWGTGPGVLEPFVLRVREAQKRGLIDFRFRHRVNALTRTGAAVTGVQGDILQPSTVERGHKSSREISGDFALQAQAVIVASGGIGGNHQLVRENWPRRLGSAPKRMITGVPDHVDGRMLAITEQAGGSIINRDRMWHYVEGIKNWAPIWTDHAIRILPGPSSLWLDARGKRLPVPLYPGFDTLGTLSHIMSTGFDYSWFILTKKIIQKEFALSGSEQNPDLTGKSWRQVLGRATSGIPGPVKAFMEKGEDFIVETELPKLVARMNALAGGEPLLDVAGVEREIRARDMQLDNPFSKDMQITALRGARAYLGDRLIRTAKPHKMLDPANGPLIAVRLNILTRKTLGGLQTDLDGRVLDTDGQPVPGLYAVGEAAGFGGGGVHGYAALEGTFLGGCIFSGRGAGRAAARSVG from the coding sequence ATGGCTGACGACGCGGACGTGATCATTGTCGGCGCCGGCCTTGCCGGGCTGGTTGCCGCCGCCGAGCTTGCCGAGGCCGGCAAGAAAATCATCATCGTCGACCAGGAGCCGGAGCAGTCGCTGGGCGGCCAGGCGTTCTGGTCGTTCGGCGGGCTTTTCCTCGTCGATTCACCAGAGCAGCGGCGCATGCGCATCCGCGACTGCCATGATCTGGCGCTCGAGGACTGGATGGGCACCGCCGCCTTCGACCGGCCGGAAGACCACTGGCCGCGCAAATGGGCGGAGGCCTATGTCGGCTTCGCCGCCGGCGAGAAGCGCTCCTGGCTGATCGAGCGCGGCCTGAAGTTCTTTCCTGTCGTCGGCTGGGCCGAACGCGGCGGCGGCAATGCCATCGGCCACGGCAATTCGGTGCCGCGCTTCCACATCACCTGGGGTACTGGCCCGGGCGTCCTCGAACCTTTTGTTCTGCGCGTGCGGGAGGCGCAAAAGCGCGGATTGATCGACTTCAGGTTCCGTCACCGGGTCAATGCGCTGACGCGGACGGGTGCAGCCGTGACCGGCGTACAGGGCGATATCCTGCAGCCGAGCACTGTCGAGCGTGGCCACAAGAGCTCGCGCGAAATATCGGGCGATTTCGCATTGCAAGCGCAGGCGGTGATCGTCGCCTCCGGCGGCATCGGCGGCAACCATCAGCTGGTGCGGGAAAACTGGCCCAGGCGGCTGGGCTCGGCACCCAAGCGCATGATCACCGGCGTGCCGGACCATGTCGACGGCCGCATGCTGGCGATCACGGAACAGGCCGGCGGCTCGATCATCAACCGCGACCGGATGTGGCACTATGTCGAAGGCATCAAGAACTGGGCGCCGATCTGGACCGATCACGCGATCCGCATCCTGCCCGGCCCGTCCTCGCTGTGGCTCGATGCCCGGGGAAAACGCCTGCCGGTGCCGCTCTATCCCGGCTTCGACACGCTGGGCACACTCAGCCACATCATGAGCACCGGCTTCGACTATTCCTGGTTCATCCTGACGAAGAAAATCATCCAGAAGGAGTTCGCGCTGTCGGGCTCCGAACAGAACCCCGATCTGACGGGAAAAAGCTGGCGCCAGGTGCTCGGCCGCGCCACGTCGGGCATCCCCGGCCCGGTCAAGGCGTTCATGGAAAAGGGCGAGGATTTCATCGTCGAGACCGAATTGCCGAAGCTGGTCGCCCGCATGAACGCGCTGGCCGGCGGCGAACCGCTGCTCGATGTTGCAGGGGTCGAGCGCGAGATCCGCGCCCGTGACATGCAACTCGACAACCCGTTCTCCAAGGACATGCAGATCACCGCGCTGCGCGGGGCGCGGGCCTATCTCGGCGACCGGCTGATCCGCACGGCAAAGCCGCACAAGATGCTCGACCCGGCGAACGGACCGCTGATCGCGGTGCGCCTCAACATCCTGACCCGCAAGACGCTGGGCGGCCTGCAGACCGATCTCGACGGCCGCGTGCTTGATACCGACGGCCAGCCGGTGCCGGGCCTCTATGCCGTCGGCGAAGCCGCCGGTTTCGGCGGCGGCGGCGTGCATGGCTACGCGGCGCTCGAAGGCACGTTCCTGGGTGGTTGCATTTTCTCGGGCCGCGGCGCCGGCCGGGCGGCTGCGCGGTCGGTGGGGTGA
- a CDS encoding cytochrome c oxidase subunit II, with the protein MAVVLVLVLIVVGSVLFHVLSPWWWTPIASNWGYIDSTLVITFWITGTVFSAVVLFMAYCVYRFRHKEGQKAHYEPESRKLESWLTVVTAVGVAALLAPGLFVWSQFVTVPKDATEIEVVAQQWQWSFRLPGADGKLGTSNARLIGSENPLGINPQDPNGQDDVVVVATDLHLPIGKPVKVLLRSIDVLHDFYVPEFRAKMDMVPGTVTYFWFTPTKTGSFEVLCAELCGVGHAFMRGVVKVDTPEDYLAWLQQQSTFAQMSAPAKVGVLAAPATARAKAE; encoded by the coding sequence ATGGCCGTTGTGCTCGTACTCGTTCTGATTGTCGTCGGCTCGGTGCTGTTCCATGTGCTGAGCCCTTGGTGGTGGACGCCGATAGCCTCCAACTGGGGCTATATCGACAGCACTCTCGTCATCACGTTCTGGATCACCGGGACGGTCTTCTCCGCTGTCGTGCTGTTCATGGCATATTGCGTGTACCGCTTCCGGCACAAGGAAGGGCAGAAGGCGCACTACGAGCCCGAAAGTAGGAAGCTCGAATCCTGGCTGACCGTGGTCACCGCTGTCGGCGTCGCGGCATTGCTGGCGCCCGGGCTGTTCGTGTGGAGCCAGTTCGTCACCGTTCCCAAGGACGCGACCGAGATCGAGGTCGTTGCGCAGCAATGGCAATGGAGCTTCCGCTTGCCCGGCGCGGACGGCAAGCTTGGCACCTCGAACGCCCGGCTCATCGGTTCCGAGAACCCGCTTGGCATCAACCCGCAGGACCCGAACGGTCAGGATGATGTCGTGGTCGTGGCGACCGATCTGCATCTGCCGATCGGCAAGCCGGTCAAGGTGTTGCTGCGCTCGATCGACGTGCTGCACGATTTTTACGTGCCGGAGTTCCGCGCCAAGATGGACATGGTTCCCGGCACTGTCACCTATTTCTGGTTCACCCCCACCAAGACAGGGAGTTTCGAAGTTCTTTGCGCCGAGCTTTGCGGCGTCGGTCACGCCTTCATGCGTGGCGTCGTGAAGGTCGACACCCCAGAGGATTATCTGGCCTGGCTGCAGCAGCAGTCGACCTTTGCCCAGATGTCGGCACCCGCCAAGGTGGGCGTGCTTGCTGCGCCGGCGACGGCACGGGCGAAGGCAGAGTAA
- a CDS encoding cbb3-type cytochrome c oxidase subunit I → MVDVTPHGADFIPAAEVAEVELYHPHSWWTRYVFSQDAKVIAIQYAGTALSIGLVALVLSWLMRLKLGFPDTFASISPDMYYQFMTMHGMIMVIYLLTALFLGGFGNYLIPLMVGARDMVFPYVNMLSYWIYLLAVLVLVGSFFAPGGPTGAGWTLYPPQAITSGTPGGQDWGIILMLVSLILFIIGFTMGGLNYVVTVLQGRTRGMTLMRLPLTVWGIFTATVMALLAFPALFVACVMMLFDRAIGSSFFMPAIVEMGTTPLPHDGGSPIMFQHLFWFFGHPEVYIVALPAFGIVSDLISTHARKNIFGYRMMVWAIVSIGALSFVVWAHHMYVSGMHPYFGFFFATTTLIIAIPTAIKVYNWVLTLWRGDIHLTIPMLFALSFIVTFVNGGLTGLFLGNVVVDVPLSDTMFVVAHFHMVMGVAPIMVVFGAIYHWYPKITGRMLNEAMGRFHFWVTFIGTYMIFFPMHYIGLVGVPRRYPELGDTAFVPPSVHTLNEFITVAALIVGFAQMVFLFNLLWSIRHGRPAGDNPWRATTLEWQTAGTPPPHGNFGKELPVVYRWAYDYSVPGAPEDFIAQNDPRPLTQGGPA, encoded by the coding sequence ATGGTCGACGTCACGCCTCATGGAGCAGATTTCATTCCGGCCGCGGAAGTGGCGGAGGTGGAACTCTATCACCCGCACAGCTGGTGGACGAGATACGTCTTTTCACAAGATGCCAAGGTCATCGCCATCCAATATGCCGGCACGGCGCTGTCCATCGGGCTCGTCGCGCTGGTGCTGTCCTGGCTGATGCGCCTGAAGCTTGGCTTTCCCGACACTTTCGCGTCCATCTCGCCGGACATGTATTATCAATTCATGACCATGCACGGCATGATCATGGTGATCTACCTGTTGACCGCGCTGTTCCTTGGCGGCTTCGGCAATTATCTCATTCCGTTGATGGTCGGCGCGCGCGACATGGTGTTTCCCTATGTCAACATGCTGAGCTACTGGATCTATCTGCTTGCCGTTTTGGTGCTCGTCGGCAGCTTCTTTGCGCCGGGGGGACCGACAGGCGCCGGTTGGACGCTCTATCCGCCGCAGGCCATTACCTCGGGCACGCCCGGCGGACAGGATTGGGGCATCATCCTGATGCTCGTGTCGCTGATCCTGTTCATCATCGGTTTCACCATGGGCGGCCTCAACTATGTGGTGACCGTGCTTCAGGGTCGCACGCGCGGCATGACGCTGATGCGCCTGCCGCTGACCGTCTGGGGTATTTTCACCGCCACGGTCATGGCGCTGCTGGCCTTCCCGGCGCTCTTCGTCGCCTGCGTCATGATGCTGTTCGACCGCGCGATCGGCTCGAGTTTCTTCATGCCGGCGATCGTGGAAATGGGCACCACCCCACTACCGCACGATGGCGGCAGCCCGATCATGTTCCAGCACCTGTTCTGGTTCTTCGGCCATCCTGAAGTCTACATCGTGGCGCTGCCTGCCTTTGGCATCGTCTCCGACCTCATCAGCACGCATGCGCGCAAGAACATCTTCGGCTATCGCATGATGGTGTGGGCGATCGTCAGCATCGGCGCGCTCTCCTTCGTCGTCTGGGCACACCACATGTATGTCTCGGGCATGCATCCCTATTTCGGCTTCTTCTTCGCCACCACCACGCTGATCATCGCCATCCCCACCGCCATCAAGGTCTACAATTGGGTGCTGACATTGTGGCGCGGCGACATCCACCTGACCATCCCGATGCTGTTTGCGCTCTCTTTCATCGTCACCTTCGTCAATGGCGGGCTGACCGGGCTGTTCCTCGGCAATGTGGTGGTCGACGTGCCGCTGTCGGATACGATGTTCGTCGTCGCGCATTTTCATATGGTGATGGGCGTGGCGCCCATCATGGTGGTATTCGGTGCAATCTATCATTGGTACCCCAAGATCACCGGCCGGATGCTCAACGAGGCGATGGGCCGCTTCCACTTCTGGGTGACCTTCATCGGTACCTACATGATCTTCTTCCCGATGCACTATATCGGGCTGGTCGGCGTGCCGCGCCGCTATCCCGAACTCGGCGATACGGCCTTCGTCCCGCCTTCGGTGCATACGCTGAACGAGTTCATCACCGTGGCCGCGCTGATCGTCGGCTTCGCCCAGATGGTGTTCCTGTTCAACCTGCTGTGGAGCATTCGTCATGGGCGGCCAGCAGGCGACAATCCGTGGCGGGCGACGACGCTCGAGTGGCAGACGGCCGGCACGCCGCCGCCACACGGCAATTTCGGCAAGGAGCTGCCGGTGGTCTACCGCTGGGCCTATGACTATAGCGTGCCCGGCGCGCCGGAAGACTTCATTGCACAGAACGATCCGCGTCCATTGACGCAAGGCGGCCCCGCATGA
- a CDS encoding cytochrome c oxidase subunit 3, translating into MIAILIFLAAVTGVVGWWLSRQRLMSKPWLEAGPVTAFPQTEASLMHPAKIGLGVFLAVVGALFALMISAYVMRMDYADWQAAPAPRLLWLNTAMLVLASLALQGAVSAAHKAQLDNLRLALLAGALASLAFLAGQLLAWRDFAAEGYFATENPAASFFYLLTAMHGLHIIGGLVALGRVNVRAWRGVRSGSLVLSTELCAIYWHILLAVWLVLFCVLMGWADNVIDICRGLLT; encoded by the coding sequence ATGATCGCGATCCTGATCTTCCTGGCCGCCGTAACCGGCGTTGTCGGCTGGTGGCTGTCGCGCCAGCGGCTGATGTCCAAGCCGTGGCTCGAGGCCGGGCCGGTCACGGCGTTTCCGCAGACGGAAGCGTCGCTCATGCATCCGGCCAAGATCGGGCTCGGCGTGTTCCTTGCCGTGGTCGGCGCGCTGTTCGCGCTCATGATCAGCGCCTATGTCATGCGCATGGACTATGCCGACTGGCAGGCCGCTCCGGCTCCGAGGCTGCTGTGGCTCAACACCGCCATGCTGGTGCTGGCGAGCTTGGCGCTGCAAGGCGCGGTGTCTGCCGCGCACAAAGCCCAACTGGACAATCTCCGACTTGCCCTTCTCGCCGGCGCCCTGGCATCGTTGGCGTTTCTGGCTGGGCAATTGCTCGCCTGGCGCGATTTCGCCGCCGAAGGCTATTTCGCGACAGAGAACCCGGCTGCCAGCTTCTTCTATCTCCTGACCGCGATGCACGGCCTTCACATCATCGGCGGATTGGTGGCGCTCGGCCGGGTCAATGTGCGCGCATGGCGAGGCGTCCGGTCCGGAAGCCTCGTTCTGTCGACCGAGCTCTGCGCGATATACTGGCACATCCTGCTTGCCGTCTGGCTGGTGCTTTTTTGCGTGCTCATGGGCTGGGCGGATAACGTGATCGACATCTGCCGGGGGCTCTTGACCTAG
- a CDS encoding heme-copper oxidase subunit III family protein, producing the protein MAETTLQHAAPVAPRPPGLRGIAADWSSDQRAFKNVSWGKAMMWIFLLSDTFIFGCFLLSYMTARMSTTVPWPNPSEVFALHMFGQDIPLILIAIMTFVLISSSGTMAMAVNFGYRHDRRKTAALMLLTAALGATFVGMQAFEWTKLITEGVRPWGNPWGAVQFGSSFFMITGFHGTHVTIGVIFLLITARKVWRGDFEAGARGFFTSRRGRYESVEIMGLYWHFVDLVWVFIFAFFYLW; encoded by the coding sequence ATGGCCGAAACCACGCTGCAACACGCCGCACCGGTCGCTCCGCGGCCGCCAGGCCTGCGCGGCATCGCGGCCGACTGGTCATCCGACCAGAGGGCGTTCAAGAACGTCTCCTGGGGCAAGGCCATGATGTGGATCTTCCTGCTCAGCGACACGTTCATCTTTGGCTGCTTCCTGTTGTCCTACATGACCGCGCGCATGTCGACGACGGTGCCTTGGCCCAACCCGAGCGAGGTTTTCGCCCTGCACATGTTCGGCCAGGACATTCCGCTGATCCTGATCGCGATCATGACCTTCGTGCTGATCTCGTCGAGCGGCACGATGGCCATGGCGGTCAATTTCGGCTACCGGCACGATCGCAGGAAGACCGCGGCGTTGATGTTGCTCACCGCCGCTCTGGGTGCGACCTTCGTCGGCATGCAGGCTTTCGAGTGGACGAAGCTCATCACCGAGGGCGTGCGGCCCTGGGGAAATCCCTGGGGCGCCGTGCAATTCGGTTCATCCTTCTTCATGATCACCGGGTTCCACGGCACCCATGTGACCATCGGTGTGATCTTCCTGTTGATCACCGCGCGCAAGGTGTGGCGCGGCGACTTCGAAGCCGGCGCGCGCGGGTTCTTCACCAGCCGGCGCGGCCGGTACGAGAGCGTCGAGATCATGGGGCTCTACTGGCACTTCGTCGATCTGGTGTGGGTATTCATCTTCGCATTCTTCTATCTTTGGTGA
- a CDS encoding cytochrome C oxidase subunit IV family protein: protein MAQAEAQEQGLQGHAPSQAVGHAEGQQHPIRLYLVVWGWLFILSAGSYSIDYFGLQGHLRWGLIITFMMLKAGLIVAVFMHMAWERLALAYAILVPPLLILVFVWIMVLESGYTELTRVLSFGMGP, encoded by the coding sequence ATGGCACAGGCAGAAGCGCAGGAACAAGGGCTGCAAGGACACGCTCCCTCGCAGGCGGTGGGACACGCGGAAGGCCAGCAGCACCCGATCAGGCTCTATCTCGTCGTCTGGGGCTGGCTGTTCATCCTCAGCGCCGGCTCCTACAGCATCGACTATTTCGGCCTCCAGGGCCATCTCAGATGGGGCCTGATCATCACCTTCATGATGCTCAAGGCCGGGCTGATCGTCGCCGTGTTCATGCACATGGCCTGGGAGCGGCTGGCGCTTGCCTATGCGATCCTGGTGCCGCCGCTGCTGATCCTGGTGTTCGTGTGGATCATGGTTCTCGAGTCCGGTTACACCGAACTGACCCGTGTCCTGTCATTCGGCATGGGGCCATAG
- a CDS encoding aminoacyl-tRNA deacylase: MTIARKLQDYIAGRGIAYDTVAHHRTATSSQTAQAAHVPGRRLAKSVLVHHEMGYALAVVPSSHRVEFNTLQDVVDRRLGLASEDEIGEVFSDCDIGAVPPLGAAYGVPVILDESFGAEDDVYFEAGDHKTLVHVTGGDFRNLLRDARVARFSHPA; the protein is encoded by the coding sequence ATGACGATCGCAAGGAAACTCCAGGACTATATTGCCGGCAGGGGCATCGCCTACGATACCGTTGCCCACCACCGAACCGCGACCAGCAGCCAGACGGCGCAGGCAGCGCATGTTCCGGGCCGACGACTCGCCAAATCGGTGCTGGTCCATCACGAGATGGGCTATGCGCTGGCGGTGGTTCCGAGCAGCCACCGGGTCGAGTTCAATACGTTGCAGGACGTGGTCGACAGACGCCTTGGCCTCGCTTCCGAAGATGAAATCGGCGAGGTGTTCAGCGACTGCGACATTGGCGCCGTGCCGCCCCTGGGCGCCGCCTATGGCGTGCCGGTCATTCTCGACGAAAGCTTTGGCGCCGAAGACGATGTCTATTTCGAAGCCGGCGATCACAAGACGCTGGTGCATGTCACGGGCGGCGACTTCCGCAATCTGTTGAGGGATGCGCGGGTCGCTCGCTTCAGCCATCCGGCGTGA
- a CDS encoding DUF2189 domain-containing protein, translating into MANFHVYAAGTGSKLEHPAIRRIGVADVFDALRRGFDDFWEKPSHYVFLCLIYPVAGIVLITWSSGGNALQLVYPLMTGFALLGPFAALGLYEISRRREQQLDASWRHAFDVRKSPAMPAIAALGIMLGVLFIAWLVTARALYAYLYGDAAPASFFSFIADVLTTQRGWTLIILGNLIGFLFALVVLSTTVVAFPLLLDRDIGAYAAVETSARAVMTNPVPLLLWGLIVAVALGLGSLPLLVGLAVVLPVLGHSTWHLYRKLIEPAPAPAPAKAKTRKGS; encoded by the coding sequence ATGGCAAATTTCCATGTCTACGCAGCAGGCACCGGCAGCAAGCTCGAACATCCCGCTATCCGCCGGATAGGGGTTGCGGATGTTTTTGACGCGCTTCGCCGGGGATTTGACGATTTTTGGGAAAAACCTTCGCACTACGTCTTTTTATGCCTGATCTATCCGGTTGCCGGCATCGTGCTGATCACCTGGAGCTCCGGCGGCAACGCGCTTCAGCTCGTCTATCCACTGATGACCGGCTTCGCGCTTCTAGGCCCCTTCGCCGCGCTTGGCCTCTACGAGATCAGCCGCCGGCGCGAACAGCAACTCGACGCGTCGTGGCGACATGCCTTCGACGTCCGAAAATCGCCCGCCATGCCGGCTATCGCCGCTCTCGGGATCATGCTGGGGGTGCTGTTCATCGCCTGGCTGGTAACCGCGCGCGCGCTCTATGCCTACCTCTATGGCGACGCCGCGCCGGCATCGTTCTTCAGCTTTATCGCGGATGTGCTGACCACGCAGCGCGGCTGGACGCTGATCATTCTGGGCAACCTCATCGGTTTTCTGTTTGCCCTTGTCGTGCTCAGCACCACGGTCGTCGCCTTCCCGCTGCTGCTCGACCGCGACATCGGCGCCTACGCGGCTGTCGAGACTTCGGCGCGAGCGGTCATGACGAACCCGGTGCCGCTGCTGCTGTGGGGTCTCATCGTCGCCGTTGCGCTGGGTCTCGGCTCGCTGCCGCTGCTCGTCGGCCTGGCCGTGGTGCTGCCCGTGCTCGGCCATTCGACCTGGCACCTTTACCGCAAGCTGATCGAACCGGCGCCAGCCCCTGCCCCAGCCAAGGCAAAAACACGCAAAGGGAGCTGA
- a CDS encoding c-type cytochrome → MRLNAALLAISFIATTPAFAAGDADAGKKIFTKCMVCHEATTDRDKIGPSLHGVIGRKAGSLPSFQAKYSDAMKKAGAGGLVWDEANLAEYIKSPKTKVPGNKMPFAGLPNDADVANVIAYLEAAAKQ, encoded by the coding sequence ATGAGACTGAACGCGGCCCTTCTTGCGATTTCATTTATCGCGACCACCCCGGCCTTTGCAGCGGGCGATGCCGACGCCGGCAAGAAGATCTTCACCAAATGCATGGTCTGCCATGAAGCGACGACCGACAGGGACAAGATCGGTCCATCCTTGCATGGCGTCATCGGCCGAAAGGCAGGTTCGCTGCCGAGCTTCCAGGCAAAATATTCCGACGCGATGAAGAAGGCAGGTGCGGGCGGCCTGGTCTGGGACGAGGCCAATCTCGCTGAATACATCAAGTCGCCGAAGACAAAGGTGCCCGGCAACAAGATGCCCTTCGCCGGGCTCCCGAACGATGCCGACGTCGCCAATGTGATCGCCTACCTGGAAGCCGCCGCCAAGCAGTAG
- the xth gene encoding exodeoxyribonuclease III, with amino-acid sequence MTRIATFNVNGVNSRLPVLLKWLSETTYDIVCLQELKTSDDKFPADAILDAGYGAIWHGQKSYNGVAILARGTKPLERRRGLPGDPDDTHSRYIEAEVNGLVVGCLYLPNGNPAPGPKFDYKLRWFDRLISYGQLLVTDGASILCGDYNVVPTAIDAVVPGRWLGDAVYFPESRQAYAEMLGNGWIDAVRRIHPEKGIYTYWNFSYRGGYDRSSGLRMDHLLVSPSLSDKLRNAGVDVELRAWEKPSDHAPAWIELD; translated from the coding sequence ATGACTCGCATCGCAACGTTCAACGTGAACGGCGTCAACAGCCGCCTGCCGGTGCTGCTCAAATGGCTGAGTGAAACCACGTACGACATTGTCTGCCTTCAAGAGCTAAAGACATCCGACGACAAGTTCCCTGCTGATGCGATCCTGGACGCGGGTTACGGCGCGATCTGGCACGGGCAGAAGTCTTACAACGGTGTAGCTATCCTAGCTCGAGGGACAAAACCACTAGAACGTCGGCGAGGTCTGCCCGGGGATCCAGACGACACTCACAGCCGCTACATCGAGGCCGAGGTGAATGGGCTTGTTGTGGGTTGTCTCTACCTGCCCAACGGCAACCCGGCGCCAGGTCCAAAATTCGACTACAAGCTCCGCTGGTTCGATCGCCTGATCAGCTACGGCCAGCTGCTAGTCACAGACGGCGCTAGCATTCTCTGCGGCGACTATAACGTCGTTCCAACCGCAATCGACGCCGTGGTGCCCGGACGATGGCTAGGGGACGCGGTGTACTTTCCGGAGAGCAGGCAAGCCTACGCCGAAATGCTGGGGAATGGTTGGATCGATGCCGTCCGGCGCATCCACCCCGAGAAGGGCATCTACACATACTGGAACTTCTCATACCGGGGCGGCTACGATCGAAGTTCCGGCCTCCGAATGGACCACCTGCTCGTGAGTCCTTCCCTTTCGGACAAACTGCGCAATGCCGGGGTGGACGTCGAATTGCGCGCCTGGGAGAAGCCAAGCGACCATGCGCCAGCTTGGATCGAGCTCGATTGA